A window of Octopus sinensis linkage group LG29, ASM634580v1, whole genome shotgun sequence contains these coding sequences:
- the LOC115226232 gene encoding uncharacterized protein LOC115226232 — protein sequence MNPDLKEKFKSLFPSLCLFCEEKVSTLKCQSCGQMVICEECGTEPNSTCLECQQPTTRESGIESRKLKEKDLLKVAKKLGNNWWQVGIFLGVETSELEIHDDSKDTVKQGYMVLHKWFKSCDPEKQTLKTLGDALEEAECLDALKCLSSDVK from the exons ATGAACccagatttgaaagaaaaatttaaatccCTTTTCCCATCACT ATGTCTGTTTTGTGAAGAGAAAGTGTCCACACTGAAATGCCAATCCTGTGGACAGATGGTGATCTGTGAGGAATGTGGTACCGAACCTAACTCTACATGTCTTGAATGTCAGCAACCCACAACCAGAGAAAGTGGAATTG AGAGTCGAAAGCTGAAGGAGAAGGATCTTCTGAAAGTGGCCAAGAAGTTAGGGAATAATTGGTGGCAAGTGG GGATTTTCTTAGGAGTTGAAACTTCTGAACTGGAAATTCACGACGATTCTAAAGACACTGTGAAACAGGGCTACATGGTGTTGCACAAATGGTTTAAAAGTTGTGATccagagaaacaaacactcaaaaCACTTGGAGATGCCCTCGAGGAAGCTGAGTGCCTTGATGCACTCAAATGTCTGTCATCAGATGTAAAGTGA